One Candidatus Thermoplasmatota archaeon DNA segment encodes these proteins:
- a CDS encoding CBS domain-containing protein produces the protein MKVEDIMTKEALVAEVPGSRYDVLRLFAKFNISGVPVVNKTKELVGIVTRKDIFRNKEEDQLALIMTKNPISVTPEDNIKKASKILYDKKIHRLPVVTNKKVVGILTVKDLLKILARSKKDSHVPVKSCVPIYISTPLPLAMEIINITGEYALPVVDKDCKLVGIVTDRDLSKAAKVDVRSAIATLGMGIDDDPWTWEGLRNIMKFYYDISKVHLPSVSVAKVMATEVVTATTLTRVSEAARNMVEHDLNQLPVITRGRKLLGMVYDLDLLKYLK, from the coding sequence ATGAAAGTTGAAGATATAATGACAAAAGAGGCTTTGGTAGCTGAGGTCCCTGGTAGCAGATATGATGTTTTAAGGCTATTTGCTAAATTTAATATTTCAGGCGTGCCTGTTGTCAACAAGACTAAAGAGCTTGTAGGTATTGTTACAAGAAAAGATATTTTTAGAAACAAAGAAGAAGATCAGCTCGCATTGATAATGACTAAAAATCCTATCTCAGTAACCCCTGAAGATAATATCAAAAAGGCATCCAAAATATTATATGATAAAAAAATTCATCGCTTACCTGTAGTAACAAACAAAAAAGTTGTTGGTATACTAACTGTGAAAGATTTACTTAAAATCCTTGCAAGGAGCAAGAAGGATTCTCACGTACCTGTAAAGAGTTGCGTGCCTATCTATATCTCTACACCGCTACCGCTAGCCATGGAAATAATAAATATTACTGGCGAATATGCTCTGCCAGTTGTAGATAAAGATTGTAAACTTGTAGGTATAGTCACAGACAGAGATCTCTCAAAGGCTGCTAAAGTAGACGTTAGATCAGCAATTGCAACATTAGGCATGGGTATCGATGATGATCCTTGGACCTGGGAAGGCTTGAGAAATATAATGAAATTTTATTACGACATATCAAAGGTGCATCTGCCTAGCGTTTCTGTAGCCAAAGTTATGGCTACGGAGGTAGTCACAGCAACAACACTTACGAGAGTAAGCGAAGCAGCCAGGAATATGGTAGAGCATGACCTTAATCAGCTCCCAGTAATAACCAGAGGAAGAAAGCTTTTAGGAATGGTCTACGATCTAGATTTGCTGAAATATCTGAAGTGA
- a CDS encoding universal stress protein: MYDKIIIPTDGSEQAKEAVKQALEIAKALKAKVLALYVIDTTAFSAIPKDALTTDIHSILLRNAQEAVNYIVRECKKLGIFVESKIAEGVPSEEIIKSASPNDLIVIGTKGRSGVVRLLLGSVAENVVRHAKCHVLVVRK, from the coding sequence ATGTATGATAAGATAATAATACCCACAGACGGCTCAGAGCAAGCCAAAGAGGCGGTAAAGCAGGCATTGGAAATAGCAAAAGCACTTAAAGCAAAAGTTTTAGCTTTATATGTAATAGACACAACAGCATTTTCAGCGATACCAAAAGATGCTCTAACCACAGATATTCACTCAATATTGCTCAGAAACGCTCAAGAAGCTGTAAATTATATTGTAAGAGAATGTAAGAAGCTAGGTATTTTTGTGGAGTCCAAAATTGCAGAAGGAGTACCTTCTGAGGAGATAATAAAAAGTGCATCGCCAAACGATTTAATAGTCATTGGCACTAAAGGAAGGAGCGGAGTTGTACGCTTACTATTAGGAAGCGTTGCAGAGAATGTAGTTCGTCATGCTAAATGCCATGTATTAGTTGTGAGAAAATGA
- a CDS encoding radical SAM protein yields the protein MAAREKLPYYFGILENKKEARYLGTKKVGVEFTNNALEEELWKEHDKAMHTKKSKGSRTLFEIKLELAKRMLEECRFCERRCLVNRAKGELGHCKVGTPRIATEFIHWGEEPELIPSYTIFFASCTFHCVYCQNWDISQYPDAGVSIACERLAQLIERRYRLREARNLNLVGGEPTPNLEYILEALGYCNANIPVVWNSNMYMTEESMKILDGIVDIYLTDFKYGNDKCAKRLSKVDNYFEIVSRNHKIANKQCELIIRHLVLPNHIECCTKPILDWVANNLSLENVRV from the coding sequence ATGGCTGCAAGAGAGAAATTGCCTTATTATTTCGGAATTTTGGAAAATAAAAAAGAAGCTAGATATTTAGGTACGAAAAAAGTTGGAGTAGAATTCACTAATAACGCATTAGAAGAAGAGCTTTGGAAAGAGCATGACAAAGCCATGCATACAAAAAAATCTAAAGGCTCTAGAACTTTATTTGAAATTAAGTTAGAGCTTGCAAAAAGAATGCTTGAGGAGTGCAGGTTCTGCGAACGCCGTTGCTTAGTTAATCGCGCTAAAGGCGAGTTAGGTCATTGCAAAGTTGGTACTCCTAGAATAGCAACCGAGTTCATTCACTGGGGCGAGGAGCCTGAGCTTATACCATCTTATACTATATTCTTTGCCTCATGCACTTTTCACTGCGTATACTGCCAGAACTGGGATATATCGCAATACCCAGACGCAGGCGTTAGTATTGCATGTGAAAGACTAGCGCAGCTGATTGAGCGAAGATATAGACTGCGAGAGGCACGGAATCTTAATCTTGTTGGCGGCGAACCAACGCCCAACTTAGAATACATTCTTGAAGCTCTTGGCTATTGCAATGCTAATATTCCTGTGGTTTGGAATTCTAATATGTATATGACTGAAGAATCTATGAAAATCCTTGACGGTATTGTCGATATTTATCTTACCGATTTTAAATACGGCAATGATAAATGCGCTAAAAGATTATCCAAAGTTGATAATTATTTCGAAATAGTTTCTAGAAATCATAAAATTGCAAACAAGCAATGTGAGCTTATAATAAGGCATCTTGTACTTCCAAATCACATAGAATGTTGTACCAAGCCTATCCTCGACTGGGTTGCAAATAATTTGAGCTTAGAAAATGTTAGAGTT
- the glyS gene encoding glycine--tRNA ligase, which translates to MEASKIWSIAKKRGFVWGSSEIYGGIAGFYDYAHLGAAVKRKWEDLWLKYFLKLGDYYFIDSANVLPAKCLKASGHEEHFADILVECNRCNNIFKADLLIEEQTGKSAEALTVSEINEQTKALQIKCPECKTPSLGQATLFNMMFPVSIGTKQVEEAYLRPETAQGVYLNFKREFEALRKKLPLGLAIIGRAYRNEISPRQGMYRLRELTQAELQIFFDPNKFDSQIDFKELEDYKIRLQLVEDREKNKTSIVDCKELIQRLPRYYVYHLAKCQQFYLDALKVPIQKFRFYEKSEKERAFYTKIHFDIELNLETLGGFREVAGVHYRSDYDLKRHQEYSGESLEVNIGSRKFIPHVLELSFGVDRNIWALFDLFFAEEKGRTILKLPAKLAPHQLGVFPLVNKDNLPDKATEIYKALKKKFDVFYDDSGSIGRRYARMDEIGTPFGITIDYQTFEDGTVTIRERDSTKQVRVKVDELAQVIRGLVDEELKFEDIVRTQ; encoded by the coding sequence ATGGAAGCATCTAAGATATGGAGTATTGCAAAGAAACGCGGCTTTGTGTGGGGTTCCAGCGAAATTTATGGCGGCATTGCCGGCTTCTATGATTATGCACATTTAGGTGCAGCAGTTAAAAGAAAATGGGAAGATCTATGGCTGAAATATTTTCTTAAGTTGGGTGATTATTATTTTATAGACTCTGCAAACGTTCTACCTGCAAAATGCCTTAAAGCAAGTGGTCATGAAGAGCATTTCGCAGATATTTTAGTAGAGTGCAATAGATGCAATAATATTTTCAAAGCTGATTTGCTGATAGAAGAACAGACTGGTAAAAGTGCAGAAGCTCTGACAGTTAGCGAAATTAATGAGCAAACGAAAGCTCTACAAATAAAATGCCCTGAGTGTAAAACTCCTAGTTTAGGTCAGGCAACGCTTTTCAACATGATGTTCCCTGTAAGCATAGGTACGAAGCAAGTTGAAGAAGCTTATTTAAGGCCTGAGACTGCGCAAGGAGTTTATCTTAATTTTAAAAGGGAGTTTGAAGCGCTGAGAAAGAAGCTGCCTTTAGGACTGGCGATTATAGGAAGGGCTTATCGTAATGAAATTTCACCACGGCAAGGCATGTATAGACTGAGAGAGCTCACTCAAGCAGAGCTCCAGATTTTTTTCGATCCTAATAAATTCGATTCTCAAATAGATTTTAAAGAATTGGAAGATTATAAAATTAGATTACAGCTTGTCGAAGACAGAGAAAAAAATAAAACTTCAATAGTAGATTGTAAAGAGCTCATCCAGCGCTTGCCCAGATATTATGTTTATCATCTTGCAAAATGTCAGCAGTTTTATTTAGATGCACTTAAAGTGCCAATACAGAAATTTAGATTCTATGAAAAATCAGAAAAAGAAAGAGCTTTCTATACAAAAATCCATTTCGATATAGAACTGAATTTAGAGACTCTAGGTGGATTTAGAGAAGTAGCTGGAGTTCACTATAGGAGTGACTACGATTTAAAAAGACATCAAGAATACAGTGGCGAAAGTCTTGAGGTAAATATTGGAAGTAGGAAGTTTATACCTCACGTGCTAGAGCTTAGTTTTGGCGTAGATCGCAATATTTGGGCTTTGTTTGATTTGTTCTTTGCTGAAGAAAAAGGAAGGACAATATTAAAATTGCCTGCTAAGCTTGCACCACACCAACTTGGTGTTTTCCCGCTTGTGAACAAAGACAATTTGCCTGATAAAGCAACTGAAATTTACAAAGCGCTTAAAAAGAAGTTTGATGTTTTCTACGACGATTCCGGCTCAATAGGTAGAAGATATGCAAGAATGGACGAAATAGGCACACCTTTTGGAATTACAATAGATTATCAAACTTTTGAAGATGGTACTGTGACAATAAGGGAAAGGGATTCTACCAAGCAGGTAAGAGTGAAAGTCGATGAGTTAGCGCAAGTGATTAGAGGGCTTGTTGATGAAGAGCTTAAGTTTGAAGACATTGTTCGGACACAGTAG